A single genomic interval of Agarivorans aestuarii harbors:
- the clpP gene encoding ATP-dependent Clp endopeptidase proteolytic subunit ClpP produces MSKEVNQSAFDPMAALVPMVIEQTSKGERSYDIYSRLLKDRVIFLTGQVEDHMANLVVAQLLFLESENPEKDIFIYINSPGGSISAGMAIYDTMQFIKPKISTVCMGMAASMGAFLLAGGAKGKRYCLPNAKVMIHQPLGGYQGQASDIEIHANEIIKTKRRMNELLAEHTGQSFDTIAADTDRDNYMTAEQAKEYGIVDDIFARRE; encoded by the coding sequence ATGTCTAAAGAAGTTAATCAGTCTGCATTCGACCCCATGGCGGCTTTGGTGCCAATGGTTATTGAGCAAACCTCTAAAGGGGAGCGCTCTTACGATATTTATTCTCGTCTATTAAAAGACCGAGTTATTTTCTTAACTGGCCAAGTGGAAGACCACATGGCCAATCTTGTGGTTGCTCAGCTGTTATTCTTAGAATCTGAGAACCCAGAGAAAGACATTTTTATTTACATTAACTCGCCAGGCGGTTCAATTAGCGCTGGTATGGCGATTTATGACACCATGCAGTTTATTAAGCCTAAAATTAGTACCGTGTGTATGGGTATGGCAGCAAGCATGGGTGCATTTTTATTAGCGGGTGGCGCTAAAGGCAAACGTTATTGTTTACCAAACGCCAAAGTGATGATTCACCAGCCACTAGGCGGTTATCAAGGTCAAGCATCTGACATTGAAATCCACGCCAACGAAATTATTAAAACAAAACGTCGCATGAACGAGTTGTTGGCCGAGCATACTGGTCAAAGTTTTGATACTATCGCTGCAGACACTGATCGCGATAACTATATGACAGCCGAACAGGCTAAAGAATACGGTATCGTCGATGATATCTTTGCGCGTCGTGAATAA